GATCTTTACTTCTTACAGCTCTACTACGAGAAAATAACTGACCTTACATTAAATAAGTCTGGATCCATTCCGTTCAGAAGAGCATTGGTTAGCTTGGCAACGGACTCGGGACTCCATCCCTTAGTTCCATATTTCACATGTTTTGTTGCCGATGAGGTGTTGACAAGTTTGTCAGTGATGTTTTTGATTAAGGTTCTTAATTCAGTGTGTGAAATAGAGCATAAGCGCTCACTTTTATCCTTTTTCTCTTGTCATATCAGGTGGCACGTAATTTACATAATTTAGCTGTTTTATTTGCCTTGATGCGCCTTGTGCGGAGCCTTGTGCAAAATTCTCAGATACACATAGAACTTTATGTAAGTTTGACACCAATGTAAATGattttgcatatatatatatatatatatatatatatatatatatatatatgtatgtatgtatgtatgtatgtatgtatgtatgtatgtatatatatatgtatttatacaTCGCTGACTTCAGTTGATTGTTGTCATATATGACAATTGATGAGTTTGATCTCTGATATTTAAAATCTGCAGTTACATCAATTGATGCCACCTATCATTACTTGCCTTGTTGCAAAAAGGATAGGAAGCAGACTATCTGACGATCATTGGGAGCTTAGGAACTTCAGTGCTAATCTTGTTGCTTCAATATGCCAAAGGTGTGGACTTTCTTTCTATTGGATAAGAATTTAAATACCATGGAagagataatttaattatgatgttaACTTTTGCAGCATGTgcattgttttcaatttttctattttttatgtaCAGATTTGAGTAGGAGATTTATTTAGAattatttcttcattatttCTAATTAAGAAAGATTTTCTCTGATTTGTGGCCCATAAATTGTTGAGGCTGTTAAACTTGCATGTGTTTGAAATACAATACTGTTGGAGATTCCATATCTAGTAGAGATATGGTCAAATTGTGGTGTATAAGTAGGTGTAAATCTGATTTTATAAGTCGGTTTTATAAGGTTGAGATAGATTTAAACTTACATGTTTCATATAGAATACTATAGGTATATAGCTGACATTGATACTTTACAGTTTAACTGCACAATTTGAGCAATGTGTTCTGTAAAACTATAATGATGCAAAGGGCTTCTTAATATGTATATCTAAATGTCCTCAAGATGGCACATACTTTGGTTTGATAAGGAAGATTTTGTATTTAGCAACTACAGACTACTGAGcttgcttttatttattttttcgaGTTTTAAATTCCTTGTCTCTGGAAATTTCAGATTTGGGCATATTTATCACAATCTGCAGCCACGTGTGACAAAGacatttcttcattctttcttGGACCCTACAAAAGCTCTGCCTCAGCACTATGGTGCAATTAAAGGGATAGAAGCTCTTGGATCAAGAGTGGTATGTTCTGACCTTGATTTAAATCTGTTGTGGTTGTTAAATTGTTTCATCTTATTTGTTTGATGATCTCTTACGGATAATAACTGAATGAAGACactatatttttcctttttatatcagatatgattattttcttatacAAACATGATAACTTTTACCATCTGTTTAGTTGTTGTGGACAATAATGAAGAactatcactttttttttaatatgctGTTACTAAATATATGCATTTTTATTGCAATCttaatttgcatggggtgcacCGGTGACTTTTATGCTTTATGATTTAGAACCTCTGGTTGTATTGGTGCAAACTAATGCTTACATTTCTTCACTTTGAGTAGATTCACTTGCTTATACTTCCAAATCTCGAGCCATATTTGCATCTTCTTGAGCCAGAAATGCAACctgagaaacaaaaaaatgaaatgaagagGCATGAAGCTTGGCAGGTTTATGGAGCTTTGTTGGTGAGTTGTGATGGTTTAATTATGCATAAATTGGTTTGTTTTCACTGAACATCTCTTTAGGTGATCACTGAAGTCAAATCTTTCAGGGTGCAGTAGGCAAATGTGTGCATGAAAAGGTAAAAAATTTCAGCAATTTGTTCTCTCTTCCAACTCGGCTTATTTCAAGAGGCAGTGGAAAAGCCATTATTCCAATGTCAGGTATGACTTTATTTTTCTACCACCGCAATTATATTGATGTGTTTGAAGAGAAATACATGCTTGATCTTGAATGGAgtaatgaataaatttgtttgtatgCATGCCTTATGGTGATAGCTATATGATCTCTCTCTCCTTCTCAAAGTTAACTTTTAGTCCTAACAGCCAACACAGACATAAGAAGGCCAGTGtatttttgaaaacattttctttttaataatacacAAGCTAGTTTTTGAAACGTATTGGAATCCCTACACAGAATAATTATTCAATAACCatttatagtaaataatatttcaatatgtTACTGCTTTGAACAATATGTACcaatgaatttttaatattttgtgctaataatattttaatgtattattcCATGTTTGGgataaaaagagagagagaaaggatcAATCTTCTTGTTTCATAGTTAAAAAAGGGATTCTATATAAATTCCAAGATGATTGATTCTACCTACTGTTACTGTTACTGTTACTGTAATCAGAACACAATCTTTACTTTTGTGCTCTTATAATGATCATACTCCATCTTTACACTAATGAAGGCAAACGAAAAGCCAGTGCCGACAATCTGATGCAGCAGCAACCTCCAATGAAGAAACTTTCAACAGATGGCCATGGAGGTGTAATACCAATGAACTCCATGTCAGTTGACATGCAAGGCTCAACAGGGGGATTTTCCACCATGATGGGGGCTCCTGCAATGTCGATGACTCGTCAAATTTCAACCGACAAGGCGTCAGGGAGGGAGGTTGTAGATCAACAAAAGAAGGTGTCTGCCACTCTTGCTCAGGCTTGGAAGGATGACATTGATGCAGGAAATTTGGTGTCATCAGTGGTTGAATTGTTTGGCGAAAGGGTGTTACCATTTGTTCCAAACCCTGAAGCATTTATGTTTTTGTAGCACTAGAGTTGCAGTGTAGGTATTTGTTTTTGCATGTGAAAGTGCATGCAATAAGGTGGCATGCCTCATATGACTTGCTGCAGAATATAAGGTACCATAGGATAGAGTAGAAATTAACCtgtatttaaatttgatattaaagtcATGGGAAATGCATCAGAAAAGCTCATGAAAAAACCAGTAACACGTCTTACATTGCACACTCTGAAAAAGCAGAGGTGATATGTCAATAGATGAAAAATCATGATATCTCttgaaaaaatttacaaaacaaaacattgaaaaacaaTTCATATGAAAAGGATCTGCATAAACTAATATTAACGAAACCAAATCACTGTAATGAATATTTTGTGAGAAAATTGACGCAAGAGTCATATTTGATTACGTTAAGAAAATCCAAATAATTGCAAATGAAACATCAATCCAAATAAGTGAAGCTCGCGTAGATACTATATATAGAAATATAGAATCTGTTACAATGTGAAGGACAAAAAGGTTACCAAATCAACGTTGTCTCAGCTGCAATTCAaggttttaaatagaaaaaagaaatgtgaCGTTCTAATTtcgtaaaagaaaaagaagagtaattAAAACTGTTGGAATATgacataaatttgttttttgagGTATTTTTCTAACATTTATGATAATTGTAGCATTCTGATATACCcgtattatttattttccttgtcATTTATCGGGTGCagcaatttctttaaaaaagagaaataagaaaaaattaaatgtgagAGTTCACACATCACACACTGGGAAGGATTGTCAATTTGTCACCACTGCATAACCTTTCTGTTGCGCTTTTCTTCCTTCGTTCGTTTCCAATCCAAAAAACTGAAATTGAACGATGAAAACTGAACTTAATTCTCGTCTTCttctaaaaccctaaaccgCAATTCTTCTCCATCAAACCTAAAACAACAACCATTACAAGTGTTACAATGGCCATGCTTGCCCTCACCAACCCAACTTCTATTCGCCACAATGCattctcttattcttcttcttcttcctctttcgcTCTCAGAACCAGAACGTGCGTCACCGCGCGACGTCGTTTCGCGTCCGTGAGGTGCTGCTCCTTCTCGACACCCGAGAGCGCCAAGATTAAGGTTGTCGGCGTCGGGGGCGGCGGGAACAATGCCGTTAACCGCATGATTGGTTGCGGATTGCACGTGCGTTTTTCGTTTCCCCTTCTTGTATTTACTattacttttgttaaaaaaactcaCTTGGTGTCTTTTAATGGGTCATTTTTGCTTAATTTATATGAACAATGTGAGATTGTATAATATCTTTGGTGGGTTTGTTAAGAAACCCATTTGGTGTATCTGTTAATTcgtcatttttatatattttgttagtgTTTTTGAACACTCTGAAATTGTCGATAactatattgttttttaatggAATATGTTTCTTGGTTTTTACTTTGGGTAAGATGTATTTTGGGTTTCTAAAGATTTAGGCGAAACTGTTTTAAGAGCCTATCTTTTTTGTTACTTCTATCTTTTTTTAAGAGTCAGATGAAACTCATCAAATTTAGAACACGAGGTCACTGCTTTTAAAATGTGGAGACAAACTAATTTTAACCGAATCTTGACGGTATGATGGCTAAGATAGTGTAGATTTTTTcattaaagtattatttatgtttttgctAATGCTGTATTCTCATACAAttcttgcttcttctttttttaatcagGGTGTAGAATTTTATGCTATAAATACCGATGCTCAAGCACTGTTGCATTCTGCTGCCGAGAACCCTATCAAAATTGGAGAGCTTCTGACTCGGGGATTAGGTCAGGCACTCGTATGTGTGCTGCTATGGTGTGATTTGATTTGTATGCGTTTGTGGTTTGGCTTCCATGTTTCAATGTCTCCTTTGATTCGAGTTGCTTGATAGAGATGCAGGTACTGGGGGAAATCCACTTTTGGGGGAACAAGCTGCTGAGGAATCTAAAGATGCTATTGCTAGTGCTCTTCAAGGATCTGATTTAGTGTTTATAACTGCTGGCATGGGTGGGGGAACTGGGTCTGGTGCCGCACCAGTAGTGGCCCGAGTAGCAAAAGAGGCAGGTTACTTGACTGTAGGTGTTGTTACCTATCCCTTCAGTTTTGAAGGACGCAAAAGATCATTGCAGGCAGGTGTCATTTCTTTCCTTATTTGAGAATATGATTAGGTCATGTGTTATAGCTGATAATCATCTTAGTTATGGTTGAACTGTGATAATGTACTTTGAAAATTGATTGATGTTATATTGTATTGTCTTGATACGACGGTACTTATAGAAGTTAAAATTCCGGTTTTATCCTTTCAGGCACTGGAAGCCATTGAAAAGCTGCAGAAAAATGTGGATACTCTTATAGTGATTCCAAATGACCGCCTCCTTGACATGGCTGATGAGCAGACACCTCTTCAGGATGCTTTCCGTCTGGCAGATGATGTTCTGAGGCAAGGAGTGCAGGGAATATCAGACATCATAACAGTGAGTTGATTAACAATTTTAGCAGACTTTCTATCTGGAAAGCATTAGTTGTTCATTCTAGGGTAGATTGAGAAGAGTAAGAGGGTACATTACAGGCTTGGTGTCGGTATATGAGGATGATATTCCTACTGTCTTTTTACAGATACCTGGGCTTGTAAATGTGGATTTTGCTGATGTAAAAGCTGTGATGAAAGACTCTGGAACAGCAATGCTTGGTGTGGGTGTTTCCTCCAGTAAAAATCGTGCCGAAGAAGCTGCAGAGCAGGCTACTTTGGCTCCTTTAATCGGCTCTTCTATTCAGTCAGCTACTGGAGTGGTGTATAATATTACTGGAGGAAAAGACATAACTCTGCAGGAAGTAAACAGAGTGTCTCAGGTACTTCATTGGCAGAAGGAACATAGTTTTTGATCATATGAATATGTTTTAGGCATTTGATTGGTTTTCTCAAAACTTCATAATTGTTGTAGGTGGTGACAAGTTTAGCTGACCCTTCTGCCAATATCATATTCGGTGCCGTTGTTGATGATCGCTACAATGGGGAGATTCATGTGACTATCATTGCAACTGGCTTCTCGCAGTCCTTCCAAAAGACACTACTAACAGATCCAAGGGCAGCAAAGTTGCTTGACAGAGTGCCTGAGGGCCAAGAAAGCAAGGCGGCTTCCTCTTCTCTCAAATCCTCCAACTATCCAACACTTGGATCTAGAGCATCCCCACGAAAGCTCTTCTTTTAGTTACATAGTtctttcacacttttttttttgcttgtaGTTAATATCTTTGCTTATCTTGAAGATTAGTTGAGATGTCATTCTGCTGATGAGCTTGCTTTTAcgaacttcttttcttcaaaatgtTGGCTATTTTCATGATTCGTTAGTAAGACTCTTAGTAACAAACAGCTTGTTTGTAGCTCACTCAAACAGCATTTTTGTCAAAGGAATGAATAtataaactttacttttaatattcTCGTGTATTTAGTGTACACCAAAACCGACAAGAGTTTTATGCAGTGATTAATATCAACTTTATGACTAATATGGATTCAATGCTAAGGTGAAATTTTTAAGAGGATTCTTAGTATGTTTggatagaatttttttaaatggtaaTTATTTCTGAAAAGAATTTGAAGTATCTTATAGTAAAACATGTTATCCGAATACAAAATTTCAACAGGACTtgatattttcttattcttttctcatatatatatatatatatatatatatatatatatatatatatatatatatatatatttaattttccttttgacTTAGTCTTAGACCATTGATGATTTGAGCTTAGACTTCGTCCAGGGATAGGATGGTGTTGGTCTTAtagcattttttatttatttatgtaagcttcaatttcttttatgttaaagttattacaactttttttagatatattattattagttattaattgGCATATAGTTagagttttttctttataaaatgatatagtTAACATCAAACAGAATCCTTTTGATTGAtgtagattatttttaattgatgttaaGATTATTTTATGACTAATATTGATAAGAACACATGTTAATGATGTTTATATACTAATGTTAGTAAGAATTTTCTGTATAAATATTGgatgatatattttatcaatatcacTGAGCCTTTTTATCAATATCATTGAAGccatttttattaatgtataatccatgttaataaaagttaattttctaATTGATATTGTTAAGAGAATCATATATCTCTTAAAGTAGAATAATGTCATTTCTTAATTAATGTTTGGTaatgaatatgaattttttttctgttgaagcttatattgattattttttgtgCTGATGTCGTTATAACTTTTCTATTGACATTACTAGTTTTATCCAgtattaattttacatttcataataattaaataatatattttagtttttctaaaatttgtacCTTCTGAgaattttttggattttgaaaaacttattccTAAAAGAATGGAAGGTAAATACAAGATATCAA
Above is a genomic segment from Vigna radiata var. radiata cultivar VC1973A chromosome 10, Vradiata_ver6, whole genome shotgun sequence containing:
- the LOC106775064 gene encoding cell division protein FtsZ homolog 1, chloroplastic gives rise to the protein MAMLALTNPTSIRHNAFSYSSSSSSFALRTRTCVTARRRFASVRCCSFSTPESAKIKVVGVGGGGNNAVNRMIGCGLHGVEFYAINTDAQALLHSAAENPIKIGELLTRGLGTGGNPLLGEQAAEESKDAIASALQGSDLVFITAGMGGGTGSGAAPVVARVAKEAGYLTVGVVTYPFSFEGRKRSLQALEAIEKLQKNVDTLIVIPNDRLLDMADEQTPLQDAFRLADDVLRQGVQGISDIITIPGLVNVDFADVKAVMKDSGTAMLGVGVSSSKNRAEEAAEQATLAPLIGSSIQSATGVVYNITGGKDITLQEVNRVSQVVTSLADPSANIIFGAVVDDRYNGEIHVTIIATGFSQSFQKTLLTDPRAAKLLDRVPEGQESKAASSSLKSSNYPTLGSRASPRKLFF
- the LOC106775101 gene encoding transcription initiation factor TFIID subunit 6, which codes for MSFVPKETIEVIAQSIGITNLSPDVALALAPDLEYRIREIMQESIKCMRHSMRTFLSTEDVDTALALRNLEPIYGFTSNDPPRFKRAAGHKDLFYIDDKDVDIKDLIEAPLPKAPLDTSITSHWLAIEGVQPAIPENAPVEAPSSEIRKSEYKEDGLSVDVKLPVKHLITRELQLYYEKITDLTLNKSGSIPFRRALVSLATDSGLHPLVPYFTCFVADEVARNLHNLAVLFALMRLVRSLVQNSQIHIELYLHQLMPPIITCLVAKRIGSRLSDDHWELRNFSANLVASICQRFGHIYHNLQPRVTKTFLHSFLDPTKALPQHYGAIKGIEALGSRVIHLLILPNLEPYLHLLEPEMQPEKQKNEMKRHEAWQVYGALLGAVGKCVHEKVKNFSNLFSLPTRLISRGSGKAIIPMSGKRKASADNLMQQQPPMKKLSTDGHGGVIPMNSMSVDMQGSTGGFSTMMGAPAMSMTRQISTDKASGREVVDQQKKVSATLAQAWKDDIDAGNLVSSVVELFGERVLPFVPNPEAFMFL